A single window of Montipora capricornis isolate CH-2021 chromosome 14, ASM3666992v2, whole genome shotgun sequence DNA harbors:
- the LOC138031846 gene encoding uncharacterized protein — protein MGCEKFSRYLCGLESFQLLTDHKPLVSLINHHDLDRVPLRCQRLLMGLMRFREKAEHVPGKELVVADSLSRNPLAALFETSDTQEDVKAYVDTAEMERPASPKKIEQIKCATASDPQLRRVLDYTVSGWPKYAKDVPEEIRKYHAVRGELSVVDGKIIYHNRLVIPSSLRWQVLDRTHDGHQGMTRCRERANIIVSVW, from the coding sequence ATGGGCTGTGAGAAGTTTTCTCGTTATCTTTGCGGTCTGGAGTCATTTCAACTCTTGACAGATCATAAGCCGTTGGTATCACTGATCAACCATCACGACCTGGATAGAGTACCCTTAAGATGTCAGCGTCTTCTTATGGGCTTAATGAGATTCAGAGAAAAGGCTGAACATGTGCCTGGAAAGGAACTAGTAGTTGCTGATAGTCTTTCAAGAAATCCTCTAGCAGCCCTGTTCGAGACATCAGACACACAAGAAGATGTCAAAGCGTATGTCGATACAGCCGAAATGGAAAGACCTGCATCACCTAAGAAGATTGAACAGATCAAGTGCGCTACTGCATCAGATCCACAGCTGAGGCGTGTTCTCGATTATACTGTCAGTGGGTGGCCAAAGTATGCTAAAGATGTACCGGAAGAAATACGCAAATATCACGCCGTACGTGGTGAACTCTCTGTAGTGGACGGCAAGATCATTTATCATAATCGCCTCGTGATACCTTCCTCTTTACGGTGGCAAGTATTGGACCGTACCCATGATGGTCACCAGGGTATGACTAGGTGTCGTGAGAGAGCCAATATCATAGTGTCCGTTTGGTAG
- the LOC138031847 gene encoding uncharacterized protein, producing MKDNFARWGVPGEIVSANGPQFSSGQFRKFSQEYDFKHFATSPYYPQANCEAESGVRIAKNVLRQRDPFLALMSYRATPHTATGVSPCQLMMGREIHTLLPTLESNLNQVLPSQEALARKDEESKTAYRRHFDKRHGVRPLPDLQPGDSVREKQAQQKVWKTPGTVIARSPVPRSYNIPTPKGVVRRNRRHLRTVNSPRRVHDEQELDVDMEPRAEGPVAGSPHPESEEPPQIETPGSVTSAVPTCASEQPSLREVRTSSGRIVRKPSRFKNFV from the coding sequence ATGAAGGACAACTTTGCCCGATGGGGAGTACCAGGAGAAATTGTGAGTGCTAACGGACCACAATTTTCATCAGGACAGTTCCGCAAATTTAGTCAAGAGTATGACTTCAAGCATTTTGCTACTAGCCCTTATTACCCGCAAGCAAATTGTGAAGCAGAAAGTGGAGTTCGTATTGCCAAGAACGTACTGAGGCAGCGTGACCCTTTTCTTGCGCTTATGTCTTACAGAGCAACACCTCATACCGCCACTGGTGTAAGTCCTTGCCAGCTAATGATGGGAAGAGAAATTCACACCCTTCTACCTACATTGGAATCGAACTTAAATCAGGTTCTACCAAGCCAAGAAGCACTTGCTAGAAAGGATGAGGAATCCAAAACCGCTTACCGCCGACACTTTGACAAGAGGCATGGTGTGCGACCTCTTCCAGATCTACAGCCAGGAGACTCAGTTCGTGAGAAGCAAGCTCAGCAAAAAGTATGGAAGACACCGGGCACAGTCATCGCAAGAAGTCCGGTTCCTAGGTCGTACAACATCCCGACACCAAAAGGCGTGGTGCGTAGGAACCGCAGACACCTGCGCACAGTGAATAGTCCCAGAAGAGTGCATGATGAACAAGAGTTGGATGTTGACATGGAGCCACGAGCAGAAGGACCAGTTGCGGGATCTCCACATCCTGAGTCAGAAGAACCACCACAGATTGAGACACCAGGCAGTGTGACGTCAGCTGTACCTACCTGTGCTAGTGAACAGCCCAGTTTAAGAGAAGTTAGGACTTCTAGCGGTCGCATTGTTAGAAAGCCCTCTCGATTTAAAAACTTTGTTTGA